Proteins from a single region of Parachlamydia acanthamoebae:
- a CDS encoding anthranilate synthase component II, which translates to MLLLIDNLDSFTYNLVHIFQELGASVHLLRSPFFCLDTCIRLKPSHIVIGPGPGNPQNYLYFDSLLTRFSGKVPILGVCLGHQGIAQVYGGQVKKALEPIHGKASLIQHAQKGIFHGLPSPFSAVRYHSLIVDHEHFPTCLEITAQSIDGEIMGFKHRSYQIEGVQFHPESIRSEHGAHLFQNFLNQT; encoded by the coding sequence ATGCTCCTCCTAATTGACAACTTGGATTCATTTACATACAACCTTGTTCATATTTTTCAGGAATTAGGAGCATCCGTACATCTTTTGAGAAGCCCTTTTTTTTGCCTGGACACTTGCATCCGCTTAAAGCCCTCTCACATTGTGATTGGGCCAGGTCCAGGCAATCCTCAGAACTATCTTTATTTTGATTCACTCCTCACCCGTTTTTCTGGAAAAGTCCCCATTTTAGGCGTTTGTTTAGGACATCAGGGCATCGCTCAAGTATATGGTGGACAAGTCAAAAAAGCCTTAGAGCCCATTCATGGCAAAGCTAGCCTTATTCAGCATGCGCAAAAAGGTATTTTTCATGGCCTTCCCTCTCCATTCTCGGCTGTTCGCTATCATTCGCTAATTGTAGATCACGAACATTTTCCTACTTGCCTTGAAATTACGGCTCAATCTATTGATGGAGAAATTATGGGATTTAAACATCGCTCTTATCAAATCGAAGGAGTACAATTCCATCCAGAATCTATTCGATCTGAGCATGGAGCTCATCTTTTTCAAAATTTTTTAAACCAAACTTAA
- the ndk gene encoding nucleoside-diphosphate kinase — MATERTLSIIKPDAVGNNHIGDIIARFEKAGIRIVAAKMKHLSQADAEGFYAVHKERPFFRDLVSFMTTGPVLIMVLEGDNAILKNREIMGATDPSKAAPGTIRADFAKTIDENAVHGSDGSETAAQEIAYFFKPEEVCSRTR; from the coding sequence ATGGCTACTGAAAGAACTCTTTCTATTATCAAACCTGATGCGGTTGGAAACAATCATATTGGAGATATCATTGCACGTTTTGAAAAAGCGGGCATCCGTATTGTCGCTGCAAAAATGAAACATCTTTCTCAAGCTGATGCAGAAGGCTTTTATGCTGTACACAAAGAACGTCCTTTTTTCCGTGACCTAGTTTCTTTTATGACAACAGGTCCTGTATTGATCATGGTTCTAGAAGGTGATAACGCAATCCTTAAAAACCGTGAAATCATGGGTGCTACAGATCCTTCAAAAGCTGCACCAGGAACAATCCGAGCTGATTTTGCAAAGACAATTGATGAAAACGCTGTTCACGGATCTGATGGATCTGAAACTGCAGCTCAAGAGATTGCTTATTTCTTCAAACCAGAAGAAGTTTGTTCCCGTACACGTTAA
- the aceA gene encoding isocitrate lyase: MHPHQNAEDLERDWKTNPRWKNIQRPYTAQEVIKLRGSIHIDRPLARMGAEKLWNLLEKEPFVRALGALTGNQALQQVQAGLKAIYVSGWQVAADANDAAQVYPDLSLYPLLSVPHLINRINNAFIRADQIQHLENNGNPIDWFIPIVADAEAGFGGPLNAFELIKAMIEAGAAAIHLEDQLSSLKKCGHMGGKVLVPASIAIQKLVTARFAADLLGIPTLIIARTDAESATMIRSDADAVDQPFLKGQRSSEGYYYLKEGIQYAVARGCAFAPYADLVWCEVSKPDLGEAREFAAGIHEKFPGKWLAYNCSPSFNWQKHLDEHAAREFQEKLAELGYKFQFVTLAGFHTLNASMFELAHQYNKEGMGAYAKFQKHEFEMEKEQGYKAIKHQKFVGAGYFDEILQTLSSGQSSTSSLKNSTEEQQFS, from the coding sequence ATGCACCCACATCAAAATGCTGAAGATTTAGAACGTGATTGGAAGACCAATCCCCGCTGGAAAAATATTCAACGTCCCTATACCGCTCAAGAAGTCATCAAACTAAGAGGCTCCATTCATATTGATCGCCCTTTAGCAAGAATGGGAGCAGAAAAGCTTTGGAATCTCTTAGAAAAAGAACCGTTTGTCAGAGCTCTAGGGGCTTTAACGGGCAATCAAGCTCTACAACAAGTCCAGGCGGGATTAAAAGCAATATATGTGAGCGGTTGGCAAGTCGCGGCGGATGCCAATGATGCTGCTCAGGTTTATCCAGATTTAAGCCTCTATCCCCTTTTGAGTGTTCCGCATCTAATTAATCGCATTAACAATGCTTTTATTCGAGCCGATCAAATTCAGCACCTCGAAAATAATGGAAATCCAATCGATTGGTTTATTCCAATTGTCGCGGATGCCGAAGCGGGATTTGGAGGGCCGTTAAATGCATTTGAGCTAATTAAAGCCATGATCGAAGCCGGAGCTGCCGCTATTCACTTAGAAGATCAGTTGTCCTCTTTAAAAAAATGTGGCCATATGGGAGGAAAAGTCCTTGTCCCCGCTTCAATTGCCATTCAAAAACTTGTAACAGCCCGTTTTGCTGCAGATCTTTTAGGGATTCCCACTTTGATTATCGCCCGAACAGATGCAGAATCAGCTACGATGATTCGCTCCGATGCTGATGCCGTTGACCAACCGTTCTTAAAAGGACAGAGATCCAGCGAAGGTTATTATTATTTAAAAGAAGGCATACAATATGCTGTGGCGCGTGGCTGCGCTTTTGCTCCATACGCTGATTTAGTTTGGTGTGAAGTCAGCAAACCCGATCTCGGTGAAGCTCGCGAGTTTGCGGCAGGTATTCATGAAAAATTTCCAGGCAAATGGCTCGCTTATAATTGCTCACCCTCTTTCAACTGGCAAAAACATTTAGATGAGCATGCCGCCCGTGAATTCCAAGAAAAATTAGCGGAGCTTGGTTATAAATTCCAATTTGTGACACTTGCTGGATTCCATACCTTAAATGCAAGTATGTTTGAATTGGCTCATCAGTATAACAAAGAAGGAATGGGTGCATATGCCAAATTCCAAAAACACGAATTTGAAATGGAAAAAGAGCAAGGATATAAAGCCATCAAACACCAAAAATTCGTAGGCGCTGGTTACTTCGATGAAATCCTGCAAACGTTGTCAAGTGGCCAATCGAGTACCAGTTCTTTAAAAAATTCCACTGAAGAGCAGCAGTTTTCATAG
- the aceB gene encoding malate synthase A, whose product MKLEKPSVVTTLQIGKIQDRILIPEAIQFLTELHKEFNGRRKQLLQKRVERQKQLNQGILPTFLPETAAIRDDLTWNIPPPPSDLQKRAVEITGPVERKMMINALNSGANVFMADFEDALSPTWKNVIEGQSNLIDAVNRTISFISPENKSYALKDEIATLMVRPRGWHLNEKHFQIDGEEISGSLFDFGLYFFHNARRLIRQGSGPYFYLPKLENHEEARLWNDVFLFAQDFLSIPQGTIRATVLIESILAIFEAEEILYELREHSAGLNAGRWDYIFSIIKKFQKKEDPLLPDRSQITMEVPFMQAYTKRIVQICHKRDAHAIGGMAAFIPSRDNPEVTHQALEKIKEDKLRECHGGFDGTWVAHPALVAIAKGIFEKILKDQPHQIQKKFQSSEVSAHDLLDFKVPNGKITEKGVRQNVRISLLYMESWLNGVGAAALDHLMEDAATAEISRAQLWQWIHHHPAAQLPDGRTVSAELLKQFFEEEQQKIIAEAKDKNRPHLTEAKKILESIVMKKAFVEFLTLISYEHLT is encoded by the coding sequence ATGAAATTAGAGAAACCATCTGTTGTCACCACTTTGCAAATCGGGAAAATTCAAGATCGCATTCTTATTCCTGAAGCCATTCAATTTTTAACGGAATTACATAAGGAATTTAATGGGCGACGGAAACAACTTTTGCAAAAAAGAGTCGAAAGACAGAAGCAACTCAATCAGGGGATTCTGCCAACTTTTCTTCCGGAAACAGCGGCTATTCGAGATGATCTAACTTGGAACATTCCCCCACCACCTTCAGATTTGCAAAAAAGAGCCGTTGAAATCACAGGTCCTGTTGAACGCAAAATGATGATTAACGCCCTCAATTCTGGGGCTAATGTTTTCATGGCAGACTTTGAGGATGCTCTCTCTCCCACTTGGAAAAATGTGATCGAAGGGCAAAGCAACTTGATTGATGCTGTGAACCGTACCATTTCATTTATTTCACCTGAAAATAAATCATACGCTTTAAAAGATGAAATTGCCACCTTAATGGTTCGTCCCAGGGGATGGCATCTTAATGAAAAGCATTTTCAAATTGACGGAGAAGAAATTTCAGGCAGCTTATTTGATTTTGGTCTGTATTTCTTCCACAATGCGAGAAGACTCATTAGACAGGGATCCGGCCCCTACTTTTATCTTCCGAAACTTGAAAACCACGAAGAAGCACGCTTATGGAACGACGTTTTTCTCTTTGCTCAAGATTTCTTGAGTATCCCTCAGGGAACGATTCGTGCAACCGTATTAATCGAAAGCATTTTGGCTATTTTTGAGGCAGAAGAAATTTTATACGAACTCAGAGAACACTCTGCCGGTTTGAACGCGGGTCGTTGGGATTACATTTTTAGCATTATCAAAAAATTTCAAAAAAAAGAAGACCCCTTACTTCCGGATCGTTCCCAAATTACAATGGAAGTTCCTTTTATGCAGGCTTACACAAAAAGAATTGTGCAAATCTGCCATAAAAGAGACGCACATGCAATTGGAGGAATGGCTGCTTTTATTCCCAGCCGTGATAATCCTGAAGTTACTCACCAGGCTCTCGAAAAAATTAAAGAAGATAAATTGCGCGAATGCCATGGGGGATTTGATGGAACATGGGTCGCACATCCAGCTCTAGTTGCAATTGCTAAAGGAATTTTTGAGAAAATCTTAAAAGATCAGCCTCACCAAATTCAAAAAAAATTCCAGAGTTCAGAAGTCTCTGCCCATGATCTCTTAGATTTCAAAGTTCCTAACGGAAAAATTACAGAAAAAGGGGTTCGTCAAAACGTACGCATTTCCCTACTGTATATGGAATCTTGGTTAAACGGAGTCGGTGCCGCTGCACTTGACCATTTGATGGAAGATGCTGCCACAGCAGAAATTTCACGTGCACAGCTATGGCAATGGATCCATCACCATCCCGCGGCTCAACTTCCCGATGGGCGCACAGTTTCGGCTGAACTTTTGAAACAGTTTTTTGAGGAAGAGCAACAAAAAATCATTGCGGAAGCCAAAGATAAAAATCGACCGCATTTGACTGAGGCTAAAAAGATCTTGGAATCGATTGTGATGAAAAAAGCTTTTGTGGAATTTTTAACTTTAATTTCTTATGAACATCTCACTTGA
- a CDS encoding Dps family protein, which yields MKNSKASAKLATPNTLGPKAASAITFVINPLIADSFALYVKTKNFHWHLSGPHFRDYHLLFDEQADQIFAMIDVLAERVRKLGGMTIHSIGHIAQLQTIQDDNQAYVEPQSMLQKLCNDNKNFAQRMRDAHQVCEDNGDVATSSILEVFIDETERRTWFLFENTVDSK from the coding sequence ATGAAAAATAGCAAAGCTTCTGCTAAACTTGCCACTCCCAATACTTTAGGACCAAAAGCAGCCTCAGCTATTACATTCGTTATTAATCCGTTAATCGCCGATTCTTTTGCCTTATATGTCAAAACCAAGAATTTTCACTGGCATCTATCAGGGCCTCATTTTCGTGATTACCACCTGCTATTTGATGAGCAAGCAGATCAGATTTTTGCCATGATAGACGTTTTAGCAGAGCGGGTACGCAAATTGGGTGGAATGACGATTCATTCTATTGGCCACATTGCTCAATTGCAAACGATTCAAGACGATAATCAAGCATATGTGGAGCCACAATCCATGCTTCAAAAGCTATGCAATGACAATAAAAATTTTGCTCAAAGAATGCGCGATGCCCATCAGGTTTGTGAAGACAATGGCGACGTCGCCACTTCGAGCATTCTAGAGGTATTCATTGATGAAACGGAGCGTCGAACTTGGTTTCTTTTTGAAAATACCGTGGATTCAAAGTAA
- a CDS encoding dodecin family protein, producing the protein MSIVKVIEVISEGKSIDDAVKSAVAEAAKTVEDIKQVNVQHIEGIVKDNKVVNFRVNAKISFVVQH; encoded by the coding sequence ATGTCTATTGTCAAAGTAATCGAGGTTATCTCGGAAGGAAAATCAATTGATGATGCAGTAAAATCTGCAGTGGCAGAAGCAGCTAAAACAGTAGAGGACATTAAGCAAGTGAATGTGCAGCACATTGAGGGCATTGTTAAAGATAACAAAGTGGTTAATTTTCGCGTGAATGCGAAAATTAGTTTTGTTGTACAACATTAA
- the pheT gene encoding phenylalanine--tRNA ligase subunit beta gives MKIPLSWLKEWINLTLLPHQIEKKLTSAGLEVDAVTPISAGFQKVVVGRVLKTEKHPNADKLCVAVVTDGLEEYQVVCGAPNCRPGIKTAFAMVGATIEDKEGKTFKIKASKIRGVESFGMLCSASELNLSDEHDGILEFADHFQEGADLASIYGDTIFEISLTPNLSHCSSVLGVSRELSATTGFPVIYPNVQLKETEKPIQDQVKVTVTEPLLCSRYACRFIEGVKIGPSPDWMQKRLLQCGIRPINNVVDVTNYVLLEMGHPLHAFDFSLVKGAEIIVRTAHEQEKMVTLDGKERELPKQALLICDREKPIAIAGIMGGQNSEVSDQTHTILLEAAYFDSRNIRKTSKSLGLLTDASKRFERGVDPTQVLASLDRAAELIQQLAGGVIAQGILDVKSHEFFPKTVTCRLSRINSLLGIHISASEVESIFQKLGFSVQYDGQDLFSVQVPTYRNDISLEVDLIEEVARIYGYDNIEKRAPRYHGSTIPDAPIFHFEREVRGQLIAAGLQEFLTCDLIGPSLLQLVGDSLMDEATQVKVVNPTSIEQSVLRTSLLPGILQLIKHNWDRQNRHISGFEVGRVHFKEGSRYIEDPVVAIVLTGKSRPHHWNQKPEDVDFFDLKGIIETFLHELRIPACTFEKSDLEIFHPGRRASVQVGALKIGSLGEVHPAICRKLDVGQRIFFAEFNLLDLMGVRQEEPRMREVPIYPSSERDWTLTLKNSIPIQNVFDWIHAVRSNLLEEVVLLDVYTSDKLGKDCKNVTFRFTYRDAKRTVAQEKVDADHARIMGYVTEQISSAKAL, from the coding sequence ATGAAAATTCCTTTATCTTGGCTAAAAGAATGGATTAATTTAACCCTTCTTCCTCATCAAATTGAAAAAAAACTCACGAGCGCAGGGCTTGAAGTCGATGCTGTAACACCTATTTCGGCTGGATTTCAAAAAGTTGTTGTCGGGCGTGTGCTAAAAACAGAAAAACATCCAAATGCAGATAAACTTTGCGTAGCTGTTGTAACAGATGGTCTCGAAGAGTATCAAGTCGTCTGTGGTGCACCTAACTGCCGTCCAGGAATCAAAACAGCTTTTGCAATGGTAGGGGCAACCATTGAAGACAAAGAGGGAAAGACTTTTAAAATTAAGGCATCCAAGATTCGCGGTGTGGAATCTTTTGGAATGTTATGCTCGGCGTCTGAATTAAATTTATCCGATGAACATGATGGAATTTTAGAATTTGCGGATCATTTTCAAGAAGGGGCTGATCTTGCTTCCATTTATGGAGATACCATTTTTGAAATTTCTTTGACACCCAACCTGTCCCATTGTTCTAGCGTATTAGGTGTTTCTCGTGAGCTTTCTGCGACAACCGGATTTCCCGTTATCTATCCCAATGTACAACTTAAAGAAACGGAAAAACCCATTCAAGACCAAGTGAAAGTGACAGTCACAGAACCTTTGCTTTGCTCACGCTATGCTTGCCGCTTTATTGAAGGGGTGAAGATTGGGCCATCTCCAGATTGGATGCAAAAGAGGCTGTTGCAATGTGGCATCCGACCTATCAATAATGTTGTGGATGTGACAAATTATGTTTTATTAGAAATGGGACATCCTTTGCATGCCTTTGATTTTAGTTTGGTAAAAGGAGCTGAAATCATCGTTAGAACGGCGCATGAGCAAGAAAAAATGGTGACGCTGGATGGAAAAGAACGAGAGCTTCCCAAACAAGCTCTTTTAATTTGCGATCGAGAGAAGCCCATTGCAATTGCAGGCATTATGGGGGGGCAAAACTCCGAAGTGAGCGATCAAACACACACAATTTTGCTTGAAGCGGCTTACTTTGATTCACGCAATATCCGAAAAACGAGCAAATCTTTGGGTCTGCTGACAGATGCTTCTAAACGATTTGAAAGAGGCGTGGATCCTACTCAAGTATTGGCTTCTTTAGATCGAGCTGCGGAACTCATCCAGCAGCTAGCAGGTGGTGTGATTGCACAGGGAATTTTGGATGTGAAATCCCATGAATTTTTTCCTAAAACGGTGACATGTAGACTCTCTCGCATCAATAGTCTTTTAGGAATTCATATCAGTGCTAGTGAAGTGGAATCGATCTTTCAAAAATTGGGATTCTCTGTTCAATACGATGGTCAGGATCTTTTTTCCGTGCAAGTCCCCACTTATCGGAATGACATTTCGTTAGAAGTGGATTTGATTGAAGAAGTGGCTCGGATTTATGGATATGATAATATTGAAAAACGGGCTCCCCGTTATCATGGCTCCACTATCCCAGATGCCCCCATTTTTCATTTTGAACGAGAAGTTAGAGGGCAATTAATCGCGGCAGGACTGCAAGAATTTTTGACATGCGATTTAATTGGGCCTAGCTTGCTGCAATTGGTTGGAGATTCCCTGATGGATGAAGCTACGCAGGTGAAGGTCGTTAATCCAACTTCCATTGAACAGTCAGTTTTGCGAACATCTCTATTGCCAGGGATTCTACAGCTCATTAAACACAATTGGGATAGGCAAAATCGACATATCAGTGGATTTGAAGTCGGTCGTGTGCATTTTAAAGAGGGTAGCAGATACATCGAAGATCCTGTTGTTGCCATTGTTTTGACTGGAAAAAGCCGACCGCACCATTGGAATCAGAAGCCTGAAGACGTCGACTTTTTTGATCTGAAAGGCATCATCGAAACGTTTTTACACGAATTGCGTATTCCAGCATGCACATTTGAAAAAAGTGACCTTGAGATTTTTCATCCGGGTAGGCGTGCTTCTGTGCAAGTCGGAGCGTTAAAAATTGGATCACTTGGTGAAGTGCATCCTGCGATCTGTCGGAAATTAGATGTGGGCCAACGTATTTTTTTCGCAGAGTTTAATTTGCTCGATCTAATGGGTGTTCGCCAAGAAGAGCCGCGTATGCGTGAGGTTCCAATCTACCCATCTTCAGAACGAGACTGGACATTAACTTTAAAAAATAGTATACCTATTCAAAACGTTTTTGATTGGATCCACGCTGTACGTTCGAATCTTTTGGAGGAGGTTGTCCTGCTCGACGTATACACCAGCGATAAATTGGGCAAAGATTGTAAAAACGTCACGTTTCGATTTACTTACCGCGATGCAAAAAGAACTGTTGCACAGGAGAAAGTAGATGCGGATCATGCGCGGATTATGGGATATGTAACAGAACAAATCAGTTCTGCCAAAGCATTATAA
- a CDS encoding toxin-antitoxin system YwqK family antitoxin: MRFVWIVGLIGATVLATGCAKKPACINGEEIVDCKYVHKYGVTVPQQDWTSRGENGKVVSTLKNGVVVAKNYVDGELHGETTYTFPYGDTVEKMESYEHGQLKSDLTYYSSGIPMREVQYPSATTENVTVWYESGSPRFREKYVDALLIEAEYFTPSNQVESVVDNGNGTRISRDPYGILTATDTIDHGRLVLRTTAYPNGAPKEVIPYVNDQIQGVRKTFYPGGEPHTVEDWSNGNLHGVMTTYQNGEKVSEIVYVEGKKNGLERHYRNGKEIVEEISWQEDLKHGPCALYLGDNSKTEWYYQGKPVSKISYDLLANPKIR; the protein is encoded by the coding sequence ATGCGGTTTGTATGGATTGTAGGATTAATAGGAGCGACAGTGCTTGCTACGGGATGTGCAAAGAAACCAGCCTGTATTAATGGGGAAGAAATTGTAGATTGTAAATATGTCCATAAATACGGGGTAACTGTTCCTCAGCAAGACTGGACTTCACGAGGGGAAAATGGTAAAGTTGTTTCCACACTTAAAAATGGTGTCGTAGTTGCAAAGAATTATGTGGATGGGGAATTACATGGCGAAACAACTTATACGTTTCCTTATGGTGATACCGTTGAAAAAATGGAAAGCTATGAGCACGGTCAGCTAAAATCTGACTTAACCTATTACTCTTCAGGTATCCCAATGCGTGAAGTGCAATATCCCTCTGCTACAACAGAAAATGTCACTGTTTGGTATGAAAGTGGATCCCCGCGATTCCGTGAAAAGTATGTAGATGCCCTTCTCATTGAAGCTGAATACTTTACACCTTCTAATCAAGTCGAATCTGTGGTGGATAATGGAAATGGAACACGTATTTCACGTGATCCTTATGGAATACTGACAGCTACAGATACTATTGATCATGGACGCCTCGTTCTTAGAACAACGGCTTATCCAAATGGAGCACCAAAAGAAGTGATTCCATATGTCAATGATCAAATTCAAGGGGTGCGCAAAACATTTTACCCTGGTGGGGAACCGCATACTGTAGAGGATTGGTCAAATGGGAATCTACATGGTGTAATGACCACTTACCAAAATGGGGAAAAAGTTTCTGAGATAGTCTATGTCGAAGGAAAAAAGAATGGTTTAGAACGACACTATCGTAATGGTAAAGAAATTGTCGAAGAAATTTCTTGGCAAGAAGATCTCAAACACGGGCCATGTGCGCTCTATTTGGGAGATAACTCGAAGACAGAATGGTATTACCAAGGCAAGCCAGTCAGTAAAATCAGTTATGACTTACTAGCGAATCCAAAAATCCGCTAG
- a CDS encoding methylated-DNA--[protein]-cysteine S-methyltransferase, producing MKMPLFETTKKSHGPAIGVHFELVENRIHHIYMTLGNGEGLEWYLYGDSARNKQVQKQIHAWMKNYLDRLPGTLPALYFSPKISAFHRKVWEYLTTLSIGQLASYGDVAEAVGSKGAARAVGTACARNNFPLLIPCHRVIASKAALGGFSCGLEIKRRLLEFEKCWHHIRNYKIESRTEAS from the coding sequence ATGAAAATGCCTCTCTTTGAAACCACTAAAAAGTCACATGGACCTGCTATTGGGGTTCATTTCGAGCTCGTCGAAAACCGCATCCACCACATATACATGACCTTAGGTAACGGTGAAGGCTTGGAGTGGTATCTTTATGGTGATTCTGCTCGAAATAAACAAGTTCAAAAGCAAATCCATGCATGGATGAAAAATTATTTAGATCGTCTCCCGGGCACGTTACCCGCATTATACTTTTCTCCAAAGATTTCTGCTTTTCATCGCAAAGTCTGGGAATATTTAACCACTCTTTCTATAGGACAATTAGCATCCTACGGGGATGTTGCCGAAGCTGTTGGTTCTAAAGGAGCTGCAAGGGCTGTAGGCACAGCGTGCGCGAGGAATAATTTTCCTCTTTTGATTCCTTGTCACCGAGTAATCGCTTCGAAAGCAGCTTTAGGAGGGTTTTCATGTGGGCTAGAAATAAAAAGACGTTTACTTGAATTTGAGAAATGTTGGCATCATATTCGCAATTATAAAATTGAATCTCGTACGGAGGCATCATGA
- the tdh gene encoding L-threonine 3-dehydrogenase, translating into MKALVKKEPKEGIWLEKVPIPKIEPNEVLIKVRKTAICGTDVHIYKWDTWSQNRVPVPLVIGHEFVGDIVEVGSRVKDFKVGQRVSAEGHLTCGHCRACKKGQKHLCFHTVGLGYDCQGCFAEFVKIPEENVFVVPASVSDDIAAIFDPYGNAVHTALSFDLVGEDVLITGAGPIGIMGAAIARKAGARQVVVTDINPFRLELAQKMGATVAVNIGKESLTDVMKREGIIDGFTVGMEMSGNTAAFNSLVDSMQHGGKIALLGILPPETHINWNNVIFKMLTLKGIYGREIFSTWFKMTALIESGLDLNPIITHQFSYEDYQAGFDAMISTHSGKVILNWD; encoded by the coding sequence ATGAAAGCCTTAGTTAAAAAAGAGCCAAAAGAAGGCATTTGGCTAGAAAAGGTTCCTATTCCAAAAATAGAACCCAATGAAGTCTTAATTAAAGTTCGCAAAACAGCCATTTGCGGAACAGACGTTCATATTTATAAATGGGACACATGGTCTCAGAATCGCGTACCAGTTCCCTTAGTGATTGGACATGAATTTGTTGGAGACATTGTCGAAGTTGGCAGTCGAGTAAAAGATTTTAAAGTAGGTCAACGCGTCAGTGCCGAAGGGCATTTAACTTGTGGGCATTGCAGAGCATGCAAAAAAGGACAAAAACACCTATGCTTTCACACCGTTGGCCTTGGATATGATTGCCAAGGATGCTTTGCTGAATTTGTTAAAATTCCTGAAGAAAACGTTTTTGTTGTCCCTGCGAGTGTTTCTGATGATATTGCAGCCATTTTTGATCCCTATGGAAATGCGGTTCACACGGCCTTATCTTTTGACTTAGTCGGAGAGGATGTACTCATCACAGGTGCCGGTCCGATTGGAATTATGGGTGCAGCTATTGCGCGAAAAGCTGGAGCTAGACAAGTTGTTGTAACAGATATCAATCCTTTTCGCCTTGAGCTCGCTCAGAAAATGGGGGCGACAGTCGCCGTCAATATCGGGAAGGAATCGTTAACTGACGTCATGAAACGTGAAGGCATCATCGATGGATTTACCGTAGGAATGGAAATGTCTGGAAACACCGCAGCTTTTAATTCGCTAGTGGATTCTATGCAGCATGGCGGAAAAATTGCATTGTTGGGTATTCTACCCCCGGAAACGCATATTAATTGGAACAATGTGATCTTCAAAATGTTGACTCTCAAGGGCATTTATGGAAGAGAGATTTTTTCTACGTGGTTCAAAATGACTGCGTTAATTGAAAGTGGACTTGATCTAAACCCGATCATCACACACCAATTCTCTTATGAAGACTACCAAGCAGGCTTTGACGCCATGATTTCCACCCATTCAGGGAAAGTCATTTTAAATTGGGACTAA
- a CDS encoding glycine C-acetyltransferase, with translation MQKNYLDHLDAQLSHLKTNGLYKEEREITSPQQAHITIKNGGEVLNFCSNNYLGLANHPDVIQAARQSFEHYGFGLSSVRFICGTQTIHKELEKQISHFLGMEDTILYSSCFDANGGLFETLLGPEDAVISDALNHASIIDGIRLCKAQRYRYQNNDMQDLENKLKEAQGARFRLIATDGVFSMDGIIANLKAICDLADEYQALVMVDDSHAVGFVGKNGRGSHEHCDVMGRVDIITGTLGKALGGASGGYTSGKKPIIDWLRQRSRPYLFSNTLSPTITSASLKVLELLQSASLLIDKVNKNSRYFREKMTQLGFNLVPGHHPIIPVMLGDAKLAQEFASQMLQHGIYVIGFCYPVVPEGKARIRTQMSAAHSLEDLDRAIEAFAQVGRHLKVI, from the coding sequence ATGCAAAAAAACTATCTCGATCATTTAGATGCTCAACTTTCTCATTTAAAAACTAACGGACTTTATAAAGAAGAAAGAGAAATCACATCTCCTCAGCAAGCCCATATTACAATTAAGAATGGAGGCGAAGTCCTTAATTTCTGCTCAAATAACTATTTAGGGCTTGCTAATCATCCCGATGTCATTCAAGCAGCTCGACAAAGCTTTGAACATTATGGCTTTGGCCTCTCCTCTGTCCGATTTATTTGCGGAACACAAACCATTCACAAAGAGCTTGAAAAGCAAATTTCTCACTTTTTGGGAATGGAAGATACGATTTTGTATTCCTCTTGCTTCGATGCCAATGGAGGGCTTTTTGAAACGCTTCTAGGCCCGGAAGATGCTGTGATTAGCGATGCTTTAAATCATGCGAGCATTATTGATGGAATCCGTCTTTGTAAAGCACAACGTTATCGTTATCAAAATAATGATATGCAAGACCTTGAAAATAAATTGAAAGAAGCACAGGGAGCACGCTTTCGCTTAATAGCCACCGATGGTGTTTTTTCCATGGATGGAATTATTGCAAACCTTAAGGCCATTTGTGATCTCGCTGATGAATACCAAGCTCTCGTGATGGTGGATGATTCACACGCCGTGGGATTTGTGGGTAAAAATGGTCGTGGATCACATGAGCACTGCGATGTGATGGGACGAGTGGATATTATCACAGGTACTTTAGGCAAAGCACTGGGTGGAGCTTCAGGGGGTTATACTTCCGGCAAAAAACCCATTATTGATTGGCTCCGACAAAGATCGCGCCCTTACTTATTTTCCAACACACTTTCTCCAACCATTACAAGCGCCTCTTTAAAAGTTTTGGAGCTCCTACAATCCGCTTCTCTCTTAATTGATAAAGTGAATAAAAATAGCCGCTACTTTAGAGAAAAAATGACTCAGCTAGGTTTTAATCTTGTGCCTGGTCATCACCCGATTATTCCAGTTATGCTTGGGGACGCCAAGCTGGCGCAAGAATTTGCAAGTCAAATGCTTCAACATGGAATTTATGTGATTGGATTTTGTTATCCTGTGGTTCCGGAAGGAAAAGCGCGCATCCGAACACAAATGTCCGCAGCACATAGCCTGGAGGACTTAGATCGCGCTATTGAAGCTTTTGCGCAAGTAGGAAGGCATTTAAAAGTTATTTGA